AGTAATCGCACAGGCACTTCGGGACCATGGGATGGAAGTTATTTATACAGGACTTCGTCAAACCCCGGTTCAAATTGCTCAAGCAGCAGTGCAGGAGGATGTCGATGTTATTGGATTATCTTCTTTATCTGGAGCACACCGCTCATTATTTCCAAAAGTAATTGATGAACTGAAAAAGCGTAACGCAGATGATATTCCGGTTGTTGGCGGAGGAGTAATTCCCAGTGAGGACATCCCATTCTTACTTGAAAAAGGAATTAATCAAATATTTACAAGTGGTTCTTCCACCGATGTGTTAGCTAATTATATTAAACAGTTAATTAATCCTGATTCAGCAAACATTCAAGGACCTTCTAAGATTGCTCACATAGGGATAGCTGTAAATTCCATAGATCAGGCAATTCCTTTTTACACCAATACTTTGGGTTTACAATTGGAAGGGGTAGAAACAGTAGAATCGGAAGGTGTAAAGGTAGCTTTTCTTAAAAT
This Virgibacillus phasianinus DNA region includes the following protein-coding sequences:
- the mce gene encoding methylmalonyl-CoA epimerase; translation: MKKIRVLIAKPGLDGHDRGALVIAQALRDHGMEVIYTGLRQTPVQIAQAAVQEDVDVIGLSSLSGAHRSLFPKVIDELKKRNADDIPVVGGGVIPSEDIPFLLEKGINQIFTSGSSTDVLANYIKQLINPDSANIQGPSKIAHIGIAVNSIDQAIPFYTNTLGLQLEGVETVESEGVKVAFLKIGETRFELLEALSSTSSIQKFIDNKGEGIHHIALEVDNINARLEQYKADGVRLINEQAKAGAHNSEIAFIHPKAANGVLVELCQPAEESEK